The genomic stretch TGAAAAAAGGTGTTTCCCCATGTAAATGGTATTATGCGTTTTCATGTTTCTTTTTTTTTTTTAGGTTAAAAACTCAGTTGAAGTCCCAAGGTGATTTGTCTAAGGGCCGGCAAGCGGGTATTGGACGGCTGTTCGGGATCCGGTCCATCATAACCCGTAAAGGTCAATAGGTTCTGTCCCTGTAGATACACATTGACATCCAACCCACTATCCCTTGATGGAATCTCATAATTGAGGGAAATGTTCCGCAAACGGACAAAGGAGGCATCGGAAACGGCCAAATTGCTCACTTCCTGAAATGGCCCTGTTCCTGGAATCAGGGAAAGTCCCCCGGAGGCCCTTTGATATGTGGCCACATCCCCAGCTTCCCTCCACCTGTCGAGCATTGCCCTCGGCATATTGTTTCCATAGCCGGGCGTTGCCCCGAACCCCATGGTATTATAGGCACGCTGTTTTTTGAACTGAAAAAAGAAATCCAGGCTCAAATTGCCCAAGCTAAGGGTATTGCCCAATCCCCCGTACAGTTCAGGGGCAAAATCCTCTACCCATTGCCGATCTTCAAGGCTACTGATTTCCCCATCGCCGTTATAATCTTCGATATCATAAGAGCCGGTTTCCGGGTCCACTCCGTGGGACCGGTACAATTTCACAATGGTCAAGGGTTCCCCAATGATATAGCGGTTGGAGAAGGTGGAGGTCTCCAGACCATCGAAGGCGACCAGTTTGTTCTTGGGTACGGTAATATTAAAGTTCGTACTCCATGAAAACCTTCTATTTTTGATATTGATACTGCGGAAATCAATCTCAAATCCAGTGTTTTGCACTGTGGCGTCAAAATTCCCGGTAAGCTGTGAAAAGCCCGTTGTCGCAGCCAATGGAATACCCACCAATTGGTTGGAGGAGCGGTTCCGATACCAGGAAGTATTGACCAGCAATCGGTCCTTGAAAAAGCCCAATTCCATGGCCAATTCCAATTTCCTGTTCTCCTCCCATCCAAATAATGGGTTGAAGATACCGGTGGGTTCCAGTACCATGGTCCCATCATATTCCTGCCCTGTGACATCATAGGTGTCCAAAAAACGGTAATCCCCGATATTGTCACTGCCCGTTGTACCATAACTGCCCCGTAGCTTCCCGTAGCTTATAACATCACTGTTGGCCAGAAATGTCTCATTGGAAAAGAGCCATGCGGCTCCAATGGCACCAAAGTTCCCGAACTGCTTGCCCGGTCCAAAGCGGGAGGATCCATCCCTTCGCCCCGTGAGATTTAGGATATACCTATCCTGAAATTTGAGGTTGACCCGTCCAAAGAGGGCATTGTACCTGTACTCGCTATCCGTGTCCGTGATGATCTCCAAGGTCTCGGCGGCGGCCAAGTTCTGAATGAGGTTATCACTTGGAAAACCCTTGCCCCGTTGGACCAATTGTTGGGCAGTTTCCTCTTGAAAGGAGGTACCTACCAGAATATCCACGGCAAAACCGCCCCACTGCTTCTTCCAACCGATCTGTGGCTCCACTATCCATGACTCCCGATACGAGCCATTGGTGGTCAAGGAGGAACTTGATTGGGGCGTATGCCCATCCCCAGGGTTCCTTGCCGAGCTGGGCAAGGTCCTTCGGGAATCCAAACGATACCGGGTAAAACCCATGCTTGACTTGACGACCAGGTCGGGCAGAATACTATAGGATAGGACCGCATTGGAGATGATGGTATTGGACTCCAGTCCATAGGTTTCCTCCAAAGAGGCCAGTGGATTGTCCCAGGTATTGTTCTCCCAGTTCAAGTTCCCTTGTTCATCAAATACCCTTGGAGCATTGGGCTTCAACGTATAAGCGCTCTGGGTAAAATCAGCAGCGGGCAAATCGTTGACCTCGTGGGTAAAGCCCGTGGAAAGGTTAAGGCCAAAACGGCCATTTTTGGATCGATGGTTCAGATTGCTGTGAACCGATGCCCTTTTATAATTGAAATCCCCTGGAAATACCGTGGTCTCGTTTTGAAGGGCCCCACT from Flagellimonas oceani encodes the following:
- a CDS encoding SusC/RagA family TonB-linked outer membrane protein, whose product is MQPITIRMRRGILSVLLYVFLTPHFSFNVQAGTVLEPPQATVTGTVTDSTGKPLAGVNLVVESKHIGTISGLDGSFSINAGPSDVLVFSMVGYKTLSVPIGGREEVFVSLEEDVTVLGEVVLNAGYYTVSEKERTGNIVAIGAEVIDKQPVGNPLAAMQGHLSGVNIVQNTGVPGGGFEIEVRGRNFINGVSDPLYIVDGVPFGSQSLGSTSMSSLIVGGDISPLNAINPNDIESVEVLKDADATAIYGSRGANGVVLITTKKGRAGKTRFDAHLSTSLGSVSHFLDLMHTREYLEVRREGIVNDGYGDLLNDPAFDFIWPELKTWDSERYTDWQEELIGGTAYRNNVQLSVSGGSAHTQFLVSGALQNETTVFPGDFNYKRASVHSNLNHRSKNGRFGLNLSTGFTHEVNDLPAADFTQSAYTLKPNAPRVFDEQGNLNWENNTWDNPLASLEETYGLESNTIISNAVLSYSILPDLVVKSSMGFTRYRLDSRRTLPSSARNPGDGHTPQSSSSLTTNGSYRESWIVEPQIGWKKQWGGFAVDILVGTSFQEETAQQLVQRGKGFPSDNLIQNLAAAETLEIITDTDSEYRYNALFGRVNLKFQDRYILNLTGRRDGSSRFGPGKQFGNFGAIGAAWLFSNETFLANSDVISYGKLRGSYGTTGSDNIGDYRFLDTYDVTGQEYDGTMVLEPTGIFNPLFGWEENRKLELAMELGFFKDRLLVNTSWYRNRSSNQLVGIPLAATTGFSQLTGNFDATVQNTGFEIDFRSINIKNRRFSWSTNFNITVPKNKLVAFDGLETSTFSNRYIIGEPLTIVKLYRSHGVDPETGSYDIEDYNGDGEISSLEDRQWVEDFAPELYGGLGNTLSLGNLSLDFFFQFKKQRAYNTMGFGATPGYGNNMPRAMLDRWREAGDVATYQRASGGLSLIPGTGPFQEVSNLAVSDASFVRLRNISLNYEIPSRDSGLDVNVYLQGQNLLTFTGYDGPDPEQPSNTRLPALRQITLGLQLSF